A section of the Alkalihalobacillus sp. LMS39 genome encodes:
- a CDS encoding NAD(P)-binding oxidoreductase translates to MRVLVLGASGATGTLVVKQLMKRQINTRILIRNSAVLSKEIQECPSVEIVKGNINELDDYEIYDLISECNVIISCLGHNMTLKGIFGKPRYLVFDAIKRISETVKNKANRKVKLILMGTTAYTNFLSGEVNSTGEKIIFTLLDFLLPPHRDNVKAANYLITEIDKKAKNLEWVIVRPDTLINQQEESSYEVCKSPVRSPIFNAGKTSRSNVSHFMAELVTKDKTWNEWLFRTPVVYNQMVKRSDS, encoded by the coding sequence ATGAGAGTATTAGTTCTTGGAGCAAGCGGTGCTACCGGCACACTAGTCGTCAAACAATTAATGAAAAGACAAATTAATACTCGGATTCTCATTAGAAATAGTGCAGTTCTCTCCAAAGAGATACAAGAATGTCCATCAGTAGAAATCGTAAAGGGGAATATCAACGAACTAGATGATTATGAGATATATGACCTTATAAGTGAATGCAATGTCATTATCTCGTGTCTTGGTCATAATATGACGCTTAAAGGGATATTTGGTAAACCTCGTTATTTAGTATTTGATGCAATAAAAAGAATAAGTGAGACAGTTAAAAACAAGGCAAACAGAAAAGTAAAGCTCATACTTATGGGGACAACAGCTTATACAAATTTTTTATCGGGAGAGGTAAATTCTACTGGAGAAAAAATAATCTTTACTTTATTGGATTTTTTGCTCCCACCTCATCGAGATAACGTCAAGGCTGCAAATTATTTGATTACCGAAATTGATAAAAAGGCAAAAAATTTAGAATGGGTAATAGTACGACCTGATACATTAATCAATCAACAAGAAGAAAGCTCATACGAAGTTTGCAAGTCTCCTGTAAGAAGCCCAATATTCAATGCGGGTAAAACTAGCAGAAGTAATGTAAGTCATTTTATGGCTGAACTAGTGACAAAAGATAAAACATGGAATGAATGGCTGTTTAGGACTCCTGTGGTGTATAATCAAATGGTAAAAAGAAGCGACTCGTAA
- a CDS encoding immunoglobulin-like domain-containing protein yields MFTRRKKRVSGLSIFLASILFFSQLFTGFNLPVSAFSVNEENQTVTLVEWDFNSESPVATGGINKNANEEFTLVGANVTGYVAGFGLGSRAINSNSWHSTNENYWLATLSTEGFENIKLSSKQYGSNTGPKDFTLEYSLDGQSWTDVPHTTIEVGNNWTNGVLSNVSLPLALNDEDTIYVRWLNTSNVSVQGGTIGNTGTNRIDDVVISGTPLAEDVDPGEEIQTIAEARTMSGQEVTVLGVANIAQGLLQNGRFSLYIQDEEAGIQLFNFNTSPFPEVKEGDLVKATGIVGEHSGVTQLQVSSVEVVNHNQEIPVKNIPLSTYMDSSLAESYEGQLVRFEGFIRNINDYFNGGVSISIINDDFDAVDIRVWESTGIDLSQLEENTWYEVTAISSQFNSTYQVLPRNNDDFVKLAEQKPAPTTLNREYKAKVAHVTDGDTIRLATPILGATNVRFLNMDTPETYHTVQNELDENQMRHGKNATAYMQTMLQDGDTVILKLGEEPLDSYGRLLAEVYTEDGVNTNLEMVRAGYASTYFIYPFEDEKVEKYSVAAKYARENQKGIYNPEDPLLEMPFVFRARERGDNGLSRYVGNFKTKEYVAPDHYALVEPEYRVFFSKQQAEALGYSPFEMSDQEAIDMDKNALGVGFQGTETASTVVSDVTLETTGSYGSTITWKSSNEDVISTSGKVTNPKYESTEVTLTATLVKGNLTVTKEFHLVVLPAIVELVSWNFDQESTIATGGITDNKNSEITTVGSTITGYVAGFGSNSRAVNANGWQDGESYWLVELTTLDYKNITLSSRQYGSNTGPRDFRAEYSIDGVDWSVIPGSDLTVANNWNGGVLTNIALPKEVENQEKVFVRWINTSTVSINGGTVGSGGTNRIDNIVFTGNKGLFEEERQACFPGKGKMKGKDSFPGKGKGLARFCK; encoded by the coding sequence ATGTTTACGAGAAGAAAAAAGAGAGTCAGTGGGTTATCTATCTTTTTAGCCAGTATTCTATTTTTCTCACAGCTTTTTACTGGATTCAATTTACCTGTTTCTGCATTTTCAGTAAACGAGGAAAATCAAACGGTTACACTTGTAGAATGGGATTTTAATTCAGAAAGTCCAGTTGCAACAGGTGGGATAAATAAAAATGCTAACGAAGAATTTACTTTAGTCGGTGCCAACGTTACTGGTTATGTCGCTGGGTTTGGTTTAGGATCAAGAGCGATAAACTCAAATAGTTGGCATTCTACTAATGAAAATTATTGGTTAGCTACTTTATCAACAGAAGGCTTTGAAAATATAAAACTATCTTCTAAACAATACGGTTCTAATACTGGCCCAAAAGATTTTACGCTAGAGTATAGTCTAGATGGGCAAAGTTGGACTGATGTTCCCCATACAACTATTGAAGTAGGAAACAACTGGACAAATGGTGTCTTATCTAACGTTTCTCTTCCACTAGCTTTAAATGATGAAGACACTATTTATGTAAGGTGGCTCAATACGTCGAATGTGTCGGTTCAAGGTGGTACGATTGGGAACACAGGAACAAATCGAATCGATGATGTAGTCATTTCAGGTACACCTCTTGCCGAAGACGTTGATCCGGGTGAGGAAATTCAAACGATTGCCGAAGCTCGTACTATGTCAGGACAAGAAGTGACTGTCCTTGGCGTGGCCAATATTGCCCAAGGGTTATTACAAAATGGCAGATTTTCATTATACATCCAAGATGAAGAAGCGGGTATTCAACTATTTAACTTCAATACCTCTCCTTTTCCTGAAGTAAAAGAAGGAGACCTAGTGAAAGCGACTGGTATCGTTGGTGAACATTCTGGTGTAACACAATTACAAGTGTCATCCGTTGAAGTCGTGAACCATAATCAAGAAATTCCTGTGAAAAATATTCCCTTATCTACTTATATGGATAGTTCTTTAGCAGAATCCTATGAAGGACAGCTTGTACGGTTTGAAGGGTTTATACGAAATATTAACGATTATTTTAATGGTGGCGTCTCCATTTCCATTATTAATGATGATTTTGATGCTGTTGATATTCGAGTGTGGGAAAGTACAGGCATTGATTTATCACAGTTAGAAGAAAATACTTGGTATGAAGTAACAGCGATTTCAAGTCAGTTCAACTCCACATATCAAGTATTACCGAGAAACAATGATGATTTTGTAAAATTAGCTGAGCAAAAACCAGCTCCTACTACATTAAATCGCGAATACAAAGCAAAAGTTGCTCACGTGACAGATGGAGATACGATTCGGCTAGCTACACCGATTCTTGGAGCAACAAACGTCCGTTTTTTAAATATGGATACACCTGAAACATATCATACCGTTCAAAATGAGCTAGACGAGAATCAAATGCGTCATGGCAAAAATGCAACAGCTTATATGCAAACGATGTTGCAAGACGGCGACACTGTCATCTTAAAATTAGGAGAAGAGCCGTTAGATAGTTACGGGCGGTTGTTAGCTGAAGTATATACAGAGGATGGCGTGAACACGAATTTAGAAATGGTAAGAGCAGGCTATGCTTCTACGTATTTTATTTACCCTTTTGAAGATGAGAAAGTAGAAAAATATTCAGTAGCTGCAAAATATGCAAGAGAAAATCAAAAAGGAATTTATAACCCAGAAGACCCGTTATTAGAAATGCCGTTCGTGTTCCGTGCTAGAGAGCGTGGCGATAACGGCTTATCCCGTTATGTTGGAAATTTCAAAACAAAAGAATATGTCGCACCAGACCATTATGCTCTAGTTGAACCTGAGTACCGTGTATTTTTCTCAAAACAACAAGCTGAAGCATTGGGCTATAGTCCGTTTGAAATGTCTGATCAAGAAGCAATAGATATGGACAAAAATGCATTAGGCGTTGGTTTTCAAGGAACAGAAACCGCTAGCACGGTTGTTTCTGATGTAACCTTAGAAACAACAGGTTCATACGGATCGACGATTACATGGAAATCAAGCAACGAAGATGTTATATCCACGAGCGGAAAAGTAACAAATCCAAAATATGAATCCACTGAAGTTACATTAACAGCTACACTTGTTAAAGGGAACCTTACCGTAACAAAAGAGTTTCACCTCGTTGTGCTACCCGCAATTGTTGAGCTTGTTAGCTGGAACTTTGACCAGGAATCAACGATAGCTACTGGTGGTATCACCGATAATAAAAACAGTGAAATTACAACGGTTGGTTCCACAATAACAGGCTATGTTGCTGGTTTTGGCAGTAACTCTAGAGCTGTGAATGCAAACGGATGGCAAGATGGAGAAAGCTATTGGTTAGTAGAACTAACAACACTAGACTATAAAAACATAACACTTTCTTCCAGGCAATACGGGTCAAATACCGGTCCAAGAGACTTCCGAGCTGAATACAGTATTGACGGTGTAGACTGGTCAGTGATTCCTGGAAGTGATTTGACTGTCGCAAACAACTGGAATGGTGGTGTTCTTACGAATATAGCTTTACCAAAAGAAGTAGAGAATCAAGAAAAAGTGTTCGTGAGATGGATAAATACTTCTACTGTTTCCATTAACGGTGGAACAGTCGGTTCAGGTGGAACAAACCGAATTGATAATATTGTGTTTACAGGAAATAAAGGATTGTTTGAGGAAGAAAGGCAAGCTTGCTTCCCTGGGAAAGGGAAGATGAAAGGGAAAGATAGTTTTCCTGGAAAAGGAAAAGGGTTAGCTCGTTTTTGTAAGTAA